In Ramlibacter sp., the sequence CCGCCGGCGCCTGCTGGCCAGCCCGCGTGCCGCACCGGCGAGCTACCGCCTGTTCGAGCTGCTGCCCCTGATGCCCCGCTTTACCGTGGCGCAGGTGAAGGACAAGCTGGACACCACCTTCCCCACGGCCAATGCAGCTGTGGCGCTGCTGGAAGAACTGGGCGTCGTGAAGGAGCTGACCGGTCAGCGGACCAACCGGATTTACAGCTACCAGGGGTATGTGGAGTTGTTGACGGGGTGAGCTATCTGGCGCGCGTCGCACAGAAAACCCACAGACACCTACTGCGCATCCGCAAACGCCTAAGTTGAGCAGCGATAGATCGCTCCGGGGCCGATCATTACCCGGGCGAAGACTTTCAACGACTGCTTCGACCGCATGCCGTCACTCGAACGCAGTTTGCAGCACTCAAGCGATCTGCTGGACGGGCGCGGTGGCAAGTGCGCGAACCTGTTGTGCGCAATAGGCGGGGAGCACCCAGATCCAGCTAAGTCGATGCCTTGTCAATGGACAGGGAAGCCTATACGGCCTCGAATCCGCCAGAACAAAACCAATCGGAATCGGCCAACGCGTCGAACGTCGCCCGCTGCCAGGAATTTTCGTAGACTTCGGCGCAGCTTTCAGCCCGTTCGCGCAGGTGCTGCCTGATCCGCTCGGCGAAGCCTGGTGTGGCGGCCATCTTTTTCAGGGCGTGCCTCATGTTGCTGATCTCAACCGCAGCATGCGTCGCGTACAGCGTGCCGAGCCTGTAGATGCGGAAATGGGTTTTCAGACGCTCAACCTGTACTGCATCCCAGTTGTCGGGCGGGTTCACCGCGAACCTCACGGCGGCCGGCGTGCTTTCCACGACTTCGCCGAACAGCCACTGCTCGTCGTCGACCTCATCGAAGTAGGGGTGAATGGTCTGCTCACCAGCGTTCGCAGGGACATGGATGAGCTTGTACTTGTTGCAGTCGCTGCAGGCCGGGACCAAATTAATGGCTGTTACGCCATAAACTGGGAAGCTGGTGATTGGAAGATAGTGGTCAAGCTGATGAACCGTTCCCTGACCGCATAGCGGGCAGATGTCGTTGACGCAGGCCTTCTTGAGCTTTGCATATGTGCTGCGCGTCCTGCTACTCTTCACGAACGTGCCGTTGTAGACCCGCTCCATCTCCTTGCGGGTGACGAAGTCGCCAACGGTGTTTGTTCCCTTGATGGCATGTAGTTCGCCGCCTTCCCCGTGTCCCCGGTATAGCTCTTCGGCGGCTTTAACAAGGGCTTCGGCCCGCAGCAGGCGTTCCTTCAGATCACGATCTCTGATGCTGGCAGCACAGAGCTGCAGCACCTCCGCGCCGGTCACGTCAGGCTTTGGCAGGCTACGCATCGGCATCCTCATCACGTTCCGCGATGAGCGCCTGAACGATGGCCTTCGCTTCGTCGCCCAGCTCTCCGTTGAACTTGTTCAAGACCCTTCGATAGGACGAACCGTCAGCGACGGCTTCTCGCAGTAGCTTGTGAAATCCCGACTGCGTGACCTGCAGGCCAAAGACATCGCGTGTCAGGACGCCGATGTTTTCCCCAAAGGTCTTCACTGTCGGACGCTCAACGATCGCGGTACGCCCGCTTCGTCGAAGCTTCCAGGCGCAGGATTGAGGCACCTCCTGAAGGACCACCGGCGAGTGCGTCGCCACGATGGCGACGCCGTTCCGTCTCACTAGCAGGTCGGACAGGCACCGTACAAAGGAAGCAAGAAGCGGTGGATGGAGGTGCCCTTCCGGTTCGTCGAGCAGTACCAGCGTTCGCTCATCGACCAGTTCGACGAGGCGAGTCACGGTCAACAGAACGATGGCATGCCCCGAACTCAGCTTCTTGAAGAGGCGTAGCGCGCGCGTCTTGAGGCTCACTTCGCTCTCTTCGTCAAGCAGCGACGTGACATCTGCCTCTTCAAAGAGATCGTCCTCTTCCAGGGTCCGGACGGCCGTGCGCCAGCGTTCCGCCAGCACGCCCGACTGGCACCGCGTCAGGCTGTTTGCGAAATCACTCCCCAGATCGTCAGAGTTCTTCGCTGTTGAGCCGCGTTTGGATGACTCCGGATGCCTGAGACCGACCTGGTGGCAACGCATGGCGTCCGCCTCTGCGGGCTCCAGCTCAAATTCGTCGAAAGCGCTGAACGAGACGAGGACGAGGCCAGAGAAGGCAACCGCGCCGCCTGTATCTTCGGCCTGCATTTCGATCGTGCCGGCAGAATCTCCGTCGTCGGACTCGCGGCCAAGCAGGGCAAGGGCCAACAACCGCATGCACCGCGTCTTGCCCACGCCGTTGCGGCCAATCAGGACATGCACGTTCGTCGGGGGTTGAGACTCCGGAATGACATCGAAGGCCATCGATGCCGGGGGCTTTCGCCCCCGTGCCGGAAAGCTGTACGCAAACGCAAACTTCGTGAGCTTGGCATCGCCGCGGGACAGGCGATTCAACCGCCCTGCGACAGTCGATTCGACAACGTCCCGAAGGAGCGACTCTCGCATCACCTCCTCAGCGCGGTAGGTCTCGAAGATGTCCAGGTCGGCAGCACAGTCGCGTAGACCCTTGAGGACTCGCGCTCGAAGCGCGTCGCTAAGCTCGTTAAGCGACTCGTAGTAGCTCTCACTCTGGCCGAGCGAAAAGTAGTTTTCATGCAGGGCGTTGAACGTTTCATCCAAAGCCGGTGCTCGATGACCTTTCGAGACCCTGCTTGAGGGCTGCAGGCCTTTTTGGCCGATCTTGACCGAGCCGATGTGATGAGCCTCTCCGGTCTCGTCGGCGACATGAAGCGAGAACTGCGTCCGATACTTGCCCCAATCGTCCCAATAGTCGACGAACAGAAATGCTTGGTTCTTTGATCCGCTGGGCACACGGCCGCGGCCATCAATGACGGTGAAGAAAATGGTCGCTCTCCTTGTTTCTCGAGCTACGCGCTCCGACTAGCATCACTGTCATTCGCCCCCCTTTTGCAGCTGGTAACATCCTTTTTACCGGCCGTTAAACAAAGGGTGAAAGAGCTACGGTCAGTAGCCGTATACCTCCTGCCGGCGCTTGAAGGCCTTCTGGCTGCCTTCAAGAATCGTGCAGACGATGTCTTTGGTCTCGGTGGTGTCGATCGATCCACGGTCCCTGATCACGGACACTTCGCTGGCACCGCGCAGCGGGATGATTAGCTCGGCGTCTCCCAGAACGGCGATGTTGGGGTTGTGCGTGACGATGATGACCTGCCGGTGCTCCTTGATGCTGCGTAGCGAACGCACGACAGTCTTGTAGATGAACTCGCCATCGAGATTGTCTTCTGGTTGATCGATGACTAGCGGCACGCGGCTCTTGGAGAACAGCAGCACCGTCAATAGGATGGCCTGCTGTTGGCCGAGCGAGAGCTTGGCGAAATCTCGGACGCGATAGCCTTGGGTGCCATCCGAATTCTCGACAACCTGTGTCACCTTGATCTCGGGCCTATCTTCGAACGCGATTCGCTCCAACACACACTTGGCCTGCCATTCCGAAAGCTTGGCGATGATGTCGGCGGCGTCGCCCTTGGAAAACACACGGTTGCCATCGGCATCGTTTAGCTGTTCGAGTGCCGATGCATCCTTCGCATTCACGGCAGCAAGGAGTTGAGCTGGTGAAAGTGTGGAGGCAATGAGCGCCGCGCGTGGAACTTGAGAGGTACGCCAGCCCATGGTGCTCTTGATTAGCTCTTCCATCTCGGGCGCCAGTAAGCCTTCGTAGAACTGAAACTTGACCCGATAGTCCACAACGGCAGCGGCAAGATTGCCGTTCATCGTCGTCGCAAACGCGAGGCGGGCGTTGAAAATCTTCACGCGGAGGCCAGCCCGTTCCTGAATCAGGCGCTTGCGCTCCTTGAATGCCTCCTGCTGTTTCGGCTGGCTCTTCTTCAGCTCGGTTAGCCGCGCCTGCATATCGGCA encodes:
- a CDS encoding ATP-binding protein, with the translated sequence MPSGSKNQAFLFVDYWDDWGKYRTQFSLHVADETGEAHHIGSVKIGQKGLQPSSRVSKGHRAPALDETFNALHENYFSLGQSESYYESLNELSDALRARVLKGLRDCAADLDIFETYRAEEVMRESLLRDVVESTVAGRLNRLSRGDAKLTKFAFAYSFPARGRKPPASMAFDVIPESQPPTNVHVLIGRNGVGKTRCMRLLALALLGRESDDGDSAGTIEMQAEDTGGAVAFSGLVLVSFSAFDEFELEPAEADAMRCHQVGLRHPESSKRGSTAKNSDDLGSDFANSLTRCQSGVLAERWRTAVRTLEEDDLFEEADVTSLLDEESEVSLKTRALRLFKKLSSGHAIVLLTVTRLVELVDERTLVLLDEPEGHLHPPLLASFVRCLSDLLVRRNGVAIVATHSPVVLQEVPQSCAWKLRRSGRTAIVERPTVKTFGENIGVLTRDVFGLQVTQSGFHKLLREAVADGSSYRRVLNKFNGELGDEAKAIVQALIAERDEDADA